In Seonamhaeicola sp. S2-3, the genomic window GTGATGACATGAAAGCTCAAGGACGTCATTATTTAGCATCAATGGGTATTTATATCTTTAATAGAGATTTATTAGTTAAGTTAATGGAAAATGAAGAAACCATGGACTTTGGTAAAGAAATCATCCCTCAGGCTATAGACTCTCATAAAACTTTAAGCTATCAATATGAAGGCTATTGGACCGATATTGGAACTGTAGAATCGTTTTTTGAAGCCAATCTAGGATTAACAGATGATATCCCTAAATTTGATTTATATGACAAAAACAAACGCATATACACACATGCTAGAATGCTTCCTACAACAAAAATTGCAGACACTATTTTAGATAGAACTGTAATTTCAGAAGGTTGTATTATTAGCGCTTCTAAAATTGAAAAATCTGTAATTGGTATTCGGTCTAGAATAGGAAAAGAATCTACAGTAATCAACACCTACATGATGGGTAATGACTATTATGAAACCCTAGAAGAAATGGAAAATAATAAAATTGAAGTGTTAATGGGTATTGGTGAACGCTGTTTTATTAAAAACTGTATTATAGATAAAAACTGCCGTATAGGTGATGATGTTAAAATAAATGGCGGGCCACACCTTGAAGACACCGAAACAGACACCTATTGTATAAAAGATGGTATTATTGTTCTAAAAAAAGATGCAATAATTCCAAAAAACACCATTATACAGTAACAAAAAATAATTTTTATTTTTCTTATTAACCAAAACCATGCAAGACCAAAGACGCGTTGTAATTGATTATATCTCGCCAAGTATAAATTGTGGTGAGTTTTATATAAAACGAGTAGTAAACGAAATAGTAAATATAAGAGCACATATACTTGCAGATGGCCACGATGTATTAGGAGCCTCTGTATTGTATAAACATCAAAATGAAAAAAAATGGCTAGAAACCAGAATGTCTCTTGGTTATAATAATGAATGGGATGCTGCTTTTTCTGTTACAAAACAAGGGTTTTACAGTTATAAAGTAGAAGCTTGGGTAGATTATGCTCTTAATTGGAGACATGGTATTATTAGAAAAATTGATGATGGCCAACATGTTATATCAGAACTTTTAGAAGGTGCTGAATATGTAAAAGCCATTATTAAAAAAGTGTCATCTAAAAATGATAAAGCTTATTTAGAAAACCTTCATACCATTTTTAAAGATGAAAACAGGTATGATGAAGCTATAAATGAAGCCACTTCAGATAGATTATATCAACTTTTTTATAACAATCCTGTAAAAATTCTTAAAAATACCTCAAAAGAATATAAAGTATATGTAGATAGAAAAAAAGCAAGATTTAGTACTTGGTACGAATTCTTTCCGCGTTCTGCATCAGAACACGAAGGTGTTCACGGTACTTTTAAAGATTGTGAGCGTTTATTACCAAGAATTAAAAACATGGGGTTTGATGTAGTTTACCTACCGCCCATTCATCCTATTGGAGAAGTAAACCGAAAAGGAAAAAACAATACTACAGAAGCTCAACCAGATGATGTTGGTTCTACATGGGGTGTAGGTTCACAATACGGCGGACATAAAGATATTCACCCGCAATTAGGAACTTTAGATGATTTTAAATCGCTCATACAAAAAGCAAAAGAGAACAACCTTGAAATTGCAATGGATTACGCATTACAAGCCGCTCCAGACCATCCGTGGGTAAAAGAACACCCAGAATGGTTTAAATGGCGGCCAGATGGTACTGTACAGTATGCCGAAAATCCTCCAAAAAAATACCAAGATATTCTACCTATTTATTGGGAAACTAAAGACTATAAAGCCCTTTGGGATGAATGCCTAAGCATTTTATTATATTGGATTGATTGTGGTATAGAAATTTTTAGAGTAGATAATCCGCATACAAAACCTTTTTACTTTTGGAATTGGATTATCACTAAAGTAAAAGAAAAACACCCAAATGTTATCTTTTTAGCAGAGGCTTTTACGGCTCCTAAAATTATGCAACAATTAGCAAAACAAGGTTATACACAATCTTACACCTACTTTACTTGGAGAAATACCAAACATGAAATAATTGAATATGTAGAAGAACTCACCAAAACAGAGTTAAAAGAGTACATGCAGCCCAATTTTTGGCCAAATACCCCAGATATTAATCCGTTTCACCTTCAAGGTGCTGGCGAACCTAAACACATACAACGCTACGTACTTGCAGCAACTTTAAGTTCTAGTATTGGTATTTATGGACCTGTTTTTGAGTATATGTTATCTGACTCTTTACTTGGAAAAGAAGAATACTTAAATTCTGAAAAATTTCAAATAGCTCATTACAACTGGGATATAAAAAACAAACTCATTACCATAATTGCTAAAGTAAATTATATAAGACACTTTAATGAAGCGCTTCAGCAAACCAACAACATAAAATTCTGTTATGTAGAAAACGATAATTTAATAGCGTTTTACAAATGGAATGACGCCAAAACCAATCACATTTTTGTAGTTATAAGTTTAGATGCTTACAATTCTCAACAAGGAACCGTACAAGTACCATTGCATGAACTAGAAATTAATGCAGGACACACCATGGAAATGCACGATTTAATTACAGATAGCAAATATAACTGGAGCAATGAATGGAATTTTGTTGAGTTGCACCCAACTTTACCATTCCATATATTTAAAATAAACAAGTAATACACTAACTATTAACTATGGCACACGTTAAACCCTATAGCTTATTTACAGAATTTGATATTAACCTTTTTAAAGCTGGAAAACATTTTAGACTTTATGAAAAATTTGGCTCACACCCCGTTACTGTAGACGGTATTGACGGCACCTATTTTGCTGTTTGGGCTCCAAGCGCAAAACAAGTTTCTGTAATAGGAGATTTTAACTATTGGATTGAAGGCGAACACCAACTAAATGTTCGTTGGGATGAAAGTGGTATTTGGGAAGGGTTTATTCCTTTAGTTGGTAAAGGCGCTATTTATAAATATAAAATACAAAGCCACCATAATGATATAAAAACAGAAAAAGCAGATCCTTACGCAAGACGCTGTGAGCATCCACCAAGTACAGCATCAATAGTTTGGGATGACAGCTATAAGTGGAAAGATAAATCTTGGATGAAAAAACGTAAAAAAAACAATGCTATAGACGCTCCTTTTTCTGTTTACGAAGTTCATTTAGGTTCATGGAAAAGAAATATTGAAGAAGACAGATATATGTCTTACTATGAGTTAGCAGATGATTTGGTAAACTACGTTAAAGAAATGAATTTTACACACGTAGAGCTAATGCCCATCATGGAATTTCCTTATGACCCCTCGTGGGGTTACCAAATTACAGGGTATTTTGCACCAACATCACGCTTTGGCTACCCCGAAGAATTTAAATATTTAGTAGATAAATTGCACCAAAATGATATAGGTATTATTTTAGACTGGGTACCATCACATTTCCCTGAAGATGCTCACGGATTAGGTTTTTTTGATGGCTCACATTTATATGAACACCCCGATAAAAGAAAAGGTTATCACCAAGACTGGAAAAGCTTAATTTTTAATTATGAAAGAAACGAGGTGCGTTCCTTTTTAATTAGTAATGCTATTTTTTGGTTAGACCAATATCATGCAGATGGTTTAAGAGTTGATGCCGTAGCCTCAATGCTTTTCTTAGATTACTCTAGAGAAGACGGGGAATGGGAACCAAACATTTACGGCGGAAGAGAAAACCTTGCAGTAATTGATTTCTTAAAACAATTAAATGAAGAAGTGTACGCCTCCTTCCCAGACGTACAAACCATTGCAGAAGAATCTACCGCATTCCCAATGGTATCTAAACCAACATTTATGGGAGGATTAGGGTTTGGTATGAAATGGATGATGGGTTGGATGCATGATACCCTAGAGTATTTTGCAAAAGACCCTATATACCGGAAATTTCATCAAAATGACATCACCTTTAGTTTAGCCTATGCTTTTACAGAAAACTTCATGTTACCACTGTCTCATGATGAAGTGGTTTACGGTAAAAACTCTATTTTAGGTAGAATGCCTGGTGATGAATGGCAACGCTTTGCTAATTTAAGGCTACTATATGGTTATATGTTTACACACCCAGGAACTAAACTATTGTTTATGGGTGGCGAGTTTGGGCAATATAACGAGTGGGATTTCCAAAATAGTTTAGATTGGAATTTGCTAGATTTTAAACCCCATAAAGACACTCAAACCTATTTTAAAGAACTTAACACACTATATAAAAATACCCCTGCTTTATACGAAAAAGGCTTTAGTGGCGAAGGTTTTGAATGGATAAGTTTTGATGACCACGAAAACTGTGTAATATCATACATTAGAAAAGGCTACCAAGAAGAAAACAATGTTATTGTGGTCTGTAATTTCACACCAACTGTTAGAGAAAACTATAAAATAGGGGTTCCTAATAAGGCTAAAATTAAAGAAATATTTAACAGTGATGCTAAAAAGTACGGAGGTAGTGGCGTAAGTAACCCAAGACAAATTACAGCTAAAAAAGACCCATGGAATGGTAAAGAATATTCAGCAGAAATAACGCTTCCGCCCTTAGCTATCACCGTTTTTCAAATTAAATAATTTATATTTTATAGATATCAAAAATTTAACATAATTACTTTTGCATTTTAAACAAAAATGTAACCTTATTTTTAATAAATAGTAACCTTTATATTTTGCTAATTTTACTATTTTAGGCACCTAAATAACTGACTTACAGATTTTATGATACTAAGTACTGAATTAGAATACAAAGGAAATTTATTCCCCTCAAATATAGTCGACTACGTTAAAGATGTAGATATATTACAATTTACTACATCTAACAATGTTATATTACAACTAACCGTATTAAGAGATAGCGTTTTAAGGTTTAGATACTCAACCGTTGGAAAGTTTGATAAGGACTTTTCATATGCTATTGATGAAAATGCTAGCCGTGGCTATAATCATCTTGAAATTACAGATGATGATGAAAAATACATAGTAACCACCGCCAAACTTATTTGCCATATTTATAAAGTTGATTTAAGAACTTCCATTCTTGATGCTAAAGACCAAAAAATTATTTGTGAAGACGAATTAGGATTTCATTGGGAAGAAAGCTATGAATTAGGTGGCGATATAGTTAAAATGAGTAAAATAGCCCAAAGTGGTGAAAGTTATTATGGTTTAGGCGATAAACCAGAACATACAAACCTAAAAGGCCGAAGATTTGAAAATTGGGCAACAGACTCTTATGCTTTTGGAAAAAATACCGACCCTATTTACAAAGCCATTCCGTTTTACACAGGTTTACACAATGGTAAATCTTACGGAATTTTCTTTGATAACACCTTTAGAACGTATTTTGATTTTTGCCAAGAAAGACGAAACGTAACTAGTTTTTGGGCATCAGGTGGTGAAATGAATTACTATTTCTTCTACGGTCCTAAAATGGAAGATGTAGTAGTTAGTTATACAGATTTAACAGGTACGCCAGAATTACCTCCTTTATGGGCGCTAGGGTACCACCAATGTAAATGGAGTTATTATCCTGAATCAAACGTTAAAGAAATAACTAAAAAATTCAGAGATTTAAAAATTCCCTGCGATGCTATTTATTTAGATATTGATTATATGGAAGGGTTCCGTTGTTTCACTTGGAGCAAAGAATACTTTCCAGAGCCTAAACGCATGGTTAAAGAATTAGCCGATGATGGTTTTAAAACCGTGGTTATTATAGATCCAGGTATTAAAATAGACATGGAATACGATGTTTTCCGTGAAGGTCTAGAAAAAGACTATTTCTGTAAACGTGCCGATGGCCCCTATATGAAAGGTAAAGTATGGCCAGGGGAATGTTATTTCCCAGACTTTACAAGACCAGAAGTACGCGAGTGGTGGGCAGGATTATTTAAAGAACTTATTGCCGAAATTGGTGTAAAAGGAGTTTGGAATGATATGAATGAACCTGCCGTAATGGATGTTCCTGGTAAATCATTCCCTCCAGATGTGCGTCATGATTACGACGGTAACCCATGCTCTCACCAAAAAGCACACAATATTTACGGTATGCAAATGGCAAGAGCCACATATCATGGTTTAAAACGTTTTAACTATCCTAAACGTCCGTTTGTAATTACACGTTCTGCATATTCTGGTACACAGCGTTATACATCTACTTGGATGGGTGATAATGTTGCTACATGGGAGCATTTACAAATAGCCAATATTCAAGCACAACGTTTAGCCCTATCTGGTTTTTCTTTTGCAGGCTCTGATATTGGTGGATTTGCAGAACAACCTAATGGCGAATTATATGCCCGTTGGATTCAGTTAGGTGTTTTCCATCCATTTTGTAGAACACACTCTTCTGGAGACCATGGAGACCAAGAACCTTGGACTTTCGATAAAGAAATTACAGATATTGTTAGAAAGTTTATTGAAATTAGATATCAACTATTACCATATTTATACACCTCTTTCTACCAATACTACCATGATAATATCCCCATGCTAAAATCGTTAGTGTTGTTTGACCAAGAAGATGCGCAAACACACTACAGAACAGACGAATTTATTTGCGGAAATCAAATTTTAGTATGCCCTATTAACGAGCCTAATTCTAAGGGAAGACGCATGTATATCCCTAGAGGAGAATGGTATAATTACTGGACTAAAGATGTGATTGTTGGTGGAAAAGAAACTTGGGTTGATGCAGATTTAGATAGCATGCCATTATTTATTAAGGCAGGTGCTATTATTCCAAAATTTCCAGTACAACAATATGTTGGAGAAAAAGAAATAGAGCAGCTAACACTTGATGTTTACTATAAAAATGGTAAAGAAGATTCTGAATTATATGAAGATGCTAACGATGGTTATGATTATACCAAAGGGCGTTACAGCTTAAAGAAATTTAACTTTGCTGGTAATGAAGATAAAATAATTATTAGAATTCATAAAAGAGGCCAGTTTAACACCTCTTATGATACCTTTAAAATAAATTTTTATGGTTTACCATTTAAAGTAAAATCTGTTAAAGTAGATAATGAATATGTAGATTTAAAAGATGTTCAATTTAAAGATAACTCTTTAGTAGTTACAAAACTATTTACAAACCTACAGTTATTAGCTGATTAAGCTTTAACTACAAACTAATTACGTAAAGGCTTTCCTAAGTATACCAAACGAAAGCCTTTTTCTATTTTAGTATCCTTTTTATTATAAGATGAAATTATTTCTAGAACGCCTTTATGGTCTTTAATTAATAATGGAATAATATTTTCATCTGTATTAGCTATTTCAATTAGTTCTTCAAAATGTTTTCTGTCATTTAATTCAATTTCATGAATCGTCGGATAATTTCTAGCAACTTTAGTTAAAGAATTAAAATCGCTAGTTTGAGAAAACAATCCTTCCTTTGGGCTCTTTTCTGGGTCATTTATTTCATCAGCAGTAATTAATCTAAACGTTCCTTTTTCACCAAATTGCTCACTAAACTTATTAATAGCATAGTTATTAATATCTGCACTTCCGGTAAGAGCCATTAAAAAACCAACATCGTTAAGTTCTATATTATCTTCTAAAGTTTCAGAATAAATATCTGTATTAAAAGCTTCTAATCCCATTTCCTGGGCTTTTTTTACATTGTTTTGGTTGCTATCAATTAAAACCACGTGCCTTTGATTATCAACTAAGTACTTACCTATTAACCTAGATACAGGAGAAGCCCCAACAATTAAGATACCTCTAGAATCTTTTAAAAACACACCAACTAATTTAGCAAAATAACGGGCCGTAGTTGCATTTAATAAAACCGTTCCTAAAACAATCATAAACACTAAAGGTGTAATATAATTAGCGTTTACAACGTCTTCTGCCATAAGTTTACTACCAAAAAGAGAAGCAATACCAGCGGCTACAATTCCTCGTGGGCCTACCCAACTAATAAATAATTTTTCATTAAACGTTAAAGAAGACCCATAGGCACTTAAAAACACCCCTAAAGGTCTAATTATAAAAACAACCACAGCAAATAATAAAGCGGTTTTCCAATTAACTAAAAGTAATAAGTTATCAAAATCAATATTTGCAGCAAGCAATATAAATAACACTGAAATTAGAAGTACGCTTAAAGACTCTTTAAAATATAGTACTTCTTTTAAATATGAACCATTTTTATTGCCCAAAACCATACCCATTACTACAACAGCTAATAATCCAGACTCATGAGCAAAACTATCAGATAAAACAAATACACCCAACACCGCAGAAAGTGAAAACACATTCATTAAATAATGCGGAATTAATTTTTGCTTAATTAAAAAATGAAGGGCATGCGCAAAAGCAAAGCCAAACGTACAACCAAAAAGAATGATTTTAGCAAATTCTATTAAAGCCGTTTTAGTAAAGCCGCCGCCGCCGCCAACAAAAATAAATTCAAACACCAACACCGCTACTAAAGCACCTATTGGGTCTATTAAAATTCCTTCCCATTTTAGCACAGTAGAAACATCTTTTTTAAGTGGAATATTCCTTAAAATGGGTGTAATTACAGTGGGTCCAGTTACAATTATTAAAGCCGAAAACAGAAAAGATAATTCAAAATCTAAATCAAAAATATAGTGTACTGCAAACGCTCCAGCAAAAAACGTAACCAAAGAGCCTAAAGAAATTAATTTGGTAATAACACCACTAATATTTCTAATTTCTTTTAATTTTAAAGTTAAACCACCCTCAAAAAGGATAACACTTATGGCAAGAGATACAAAGTAATATAAACCATCTCCTGGAAACAATCCTTTTTTTCCGTTCCAAATAGGCTCAATCCATTTATAACCGTCATCACTTAAATACTCTGATGCAATAGGACCAACAAATAATCCTATTAAGATTAGGGGTAAAATAGCTGGAATCTTAAATTTCCAAGCAAACCATTGGGCTAAAATTCCTAGGATAATAATTCCTGACAGCTCTAACATATAATCATCTTGTTTTATGAGTTTACTAATTTAAGTAAAACCAACGATTTTATATTTTTAAAAAAATACTATCTTTCTACTTTGGTAAAATTTAAAGCTTTTGTCGTTACAACCATTTAAAAGTATTGCAATAGGTGCAGCATTCTCACCTAATTTAAAAGCCAACATTTATGAAGCGGCTAGACTATCTCTATTCTTTGGGGCCAAATTGTTTTTAATTCATGTTGGAGAGAAGTCTGAAGACAAAATTAAAACACTTAAAGTTTTTTTAAATCCGTTTAAAAAAGACAATTTAGAATATGAAGTTGTTTTTAAACCAGGTAATCCGGTTGAAGCCATATTAACAGTTAATGAAGAAAAAAACATAGATCTTTTAATTCTTGGAGCCGTTCAACGTGAACGTTTCTTAAAATACTACGTTGGTTCTATTGCTAGAAAAATTACTAGAAAAGCTAAATGCTCTGTTTTATTACTAATAAAACCTTCGGTTGAACGGGTTCGTTGTCAGCATATTGTTGTAAATGGGTTAAAAGACCCTAAAACAGAACAAACCATTAAAGCGGCTTTTTATGTTGCCAAAAAACTACAAGCCGAAAAAATTACTATAGTTGAAGAAATTAAACAAGAGCAAGTTTCTGTAAAAGTTGATGATGATAAATCATTACGTAAAGCAACTATTATAAAAGAACGTATTAAAATGCGTGAAAACTCTAGAATTAATGAGATTATTGAAGATATCCCTAAAAAATACACAAAAGACATTGCTATAAAATCTCAACCTATTTTTGGAAAACAAGGCTATTCTATTGGTCATTATGCACAAATTTCTAGAGCCGATTTATTAGTAATGAATGCACCAAGTAAAATGACTTTTTGGGATAGATTATTCCCACATGATATAGAACATATTTTAACCGAATTACCAACCGATGTGTTAATCTTACAATGAGCCCCAGAAGAAATAAAATAAAAGACTTTTTTAAAGTACTGCCAAAAAATATTTTTTCTGGTTTTGTGGTTAGTCTTATTGCGCTACCTTTAGCCTTAGGGTTGGCAATGGCTAGTGATGCGCCACCCATAGCGGGTATAATTACTGCAATAGTTGGTGGTATAATAGTTTCTATTTTAGGTGGTAGCCATGTTACTATTACAGGCCCAGGAAACGGACTGGTAGGTGTGCTTTTGGTGGCCATTACCACGCTTGGTTTAGATAGTGCTTATGCTGCTATAGTTTGTTCTGGTGTCCTTATGATGGCATTAGGTTTTTTTAGAATGGGAAAATTGGCCGATTTTTTTCCATCTTCTGCCATTCAAGGTATGCTTGCCGCTATTGGTCTTATCATCCTTGGAAAACAATTTCATATAATGCTTGCTCATAAAATTGCAAGAGAAGACGCTTTAGAATACCTTATTGAAATTCCTTATACAATAAATGATGCTATTCATTACGAAAATAAAGGCCTCATTTTTGCTGCCCTAGCTGGAATTATCAGTTTATCTATCATGATGTTTTATGCTAAACTTAGAAATAAGTATTTACAACTGGTACCAGCTCCTATGTGGATTGTTATTCTTTCTATTGGATTTAGTTATTATTTTGAACTCGTACTACACGAAGATAATCCCATTTCACAACAATATATGATTTCTGGAATTCCTGAAATTCAAGAAATTATTGCTACTATAAAATTGCCATTATTTTCTAAAATTGGCACAATATCATTTTGGTCTAGCGTAATAGCTATCACTTTAATTGCAAGTATAGAATCGCTTTTAAGTATTAAAGCGGTTGATAAACTAGACCCAGAAAAACGGCGCTCTAACGTAAACAAAGATTTAAAAGCATTAGGTTTAGCCACTATTGGTAGTGGTTTTTTAGGCGGTCTTAACGTTGTTGCTGTTATTGCAAGAAGCTCTGTAAATGTTAATAATGGCGCTAGTAATAGATCTTCAAATTTTATGCATGCTACTTTTTTAGTGTTATTTATTGTTCTGTTTAGTACCCAATTAACACGCATTCCTTTACCTGCATTAATGGCTATTTTAGTATATACCGGCTACAAATTGGCATCGCCTAAAGTTATTACTAAAATTTTCTCTATTGGTAAAGAACAGCTTGTTATCTTTTTTGTGACACTGTTTGTAACTCTTAAAATTGGCTTAATAACGGGTATTTTGGCTGGTGTTGTTACTACATTTATTATTCATATTATTCTTAATAAAAGCATTTCATTATTTATAAGAAACGTATTAAAACCAAATGTTTTAATGTATCAGGAGGCTCAAGGTAATCATGATTTCTATGTAAGCGTAAAACACTTTTGCAGCTTTTTAAATTATTATAAACTAAAAAATAAATTAGATGCTGTTCCAGAAAATGAAGATGTTATTGTAGATTTTTCACTGTGTAGTTTTGTTGATCATACTGTTATGGAAAACATGCATGATTACCAAGAATTATTTAAAAAACGTGGCGGTAATTTTGATGTTATTGGTTTAGATATGCATGATACTGATTCTAAACACCCTTTTGCTTTAAGAAGATTACTGCCAGTACCTAACATTATAAAAAATAACTTAACGCGCCGTCAAACCAGTATGGAAGAGTTGGCTGCAGACTATGAATTACTATACAACCCTAAAAAACATAAAGAAGTAGATTTCTTAAACAATTTCTTATTTTTTAACACCAAAACCATAAACCATATTTACAACCAACTATCTTTTAAAAATGGTACAATAAATTTATTTGATATTGAATTTTCTGAGGGCGAATTTATAGCCAAAGAGCTTATAAGATCTACTATGCTACACATAAAACTAAATGCTACCATTCCTGAGTTTACACTAGATAGAGAAGGTTTTTTAGAACGTGTTTACGCCTTTGCTGGCTTTAAAGATATCCCCATTCAAGACCATTCTGATTTTTCAAGACGTTTCTATTTATTAGGAGATAATGAACAGGCTATAAAAACATTTTTTAATGATGATTTAATTCACTTTTTTGAAAGCAACCCCTACTACCACGTAGAATCTAACGGAACATCTTTGTTAATTTTTGGTAAAGAACGTTTAGCTAGTATTAAAGAAATTAAAGCCCTTTTAGATTTCGGAAAACGCCTTAAAGATGTAATTTCATCTGTTTAATGTAATTTTTTACTTTAAATTTCTTAATAAACTCTTAACTATTCTATAGATTTATATAAGATTTCTTAATTTTACTCACAAAGTGAAAGTTATCAAAATACATACATTAAAAACATAACTCAATTTGTACTTTCCTTTATAATATGTTATGAATTTATACCCTATAAATGCTGGGAATTTTAAGTTAGATGGAGGTGCCATGTTTGGGGTAGTTCCTAAATCTTTATGGCAAAAAACCAATCCCGCAGATGCCAATAATATGATTGATTTAACAGCGCGTTGTTTGCTTATTGAAGACGGTAACAGGCTAATATTAATAGACAACGGCATGGGCAATAAACAATCTGATAAATTTTTTGGATACTATCACCTTTGGGGCGATTATTCTTTAAACAAATCTTTAAAAGAATATGGTTTTCATAAAGATGATATTACAGATGTGTTTTTAACCCATCTTCACTTTGATCATTGCGGAGGTAGCATTCAGTGGAATAAAGATAAAACAGGTTATGAACCCGCTTTTAAAAACGCGCACTTTTGGAGTAATAAAAACCATTGGGAGTGGGCTACCAAACCTAACCGACGAGAAAAAGCTTCTTTTTTAAAAGAAAACATTTTACCAATGGAAGAAAGCGGACAGCTAAAATTTACAGCTGTTCCAAACACCGATACCTTAAAAAACTCAGAGTTAAATTTTGATATCTTTTTTGTTGATGGACATACCGATAAACAAATGATTCCTATAATTAACTACAAAGGAAAAACCATTGTTTTTATGGCAGATTTATTGCCAACCGTTGGGCATTTACCCATTCCTTACGTTATGGGTTATGACACACGTCCTTTATTAACATTAAACGAAAAAGAAAAATTTCTTAACCTAGCAGCAAAAAATAACTATTACCTATTCTTAGAGCATGATGCACATAACGAAATAATAACCGTAAAACAAACAGAAAAAGGCGTTAGGCTAAAAGCCACATACACAACGCAAGAAATATTCAATTAAAAAAACTAAAATAATTATTACATATGAGAACATTTAAAGTGTTAACCGCTACAACATTTTCGGCCTTAATTATGGCTAGTTGTGGTACAGCAAATATAATTTCAACACCCATTGAAAATATAGACAAAATCCCATTAAAAGTTTCAGAACTAACAAAAGCTGAAAAAGAAAACTGGGGACATTTAGATTTGGTAAAAGATACCATTCCTGGTATGAGTGTTGATAAAGCCTATACCGAAATAATTAAAAATAAAAAAGGAAAAAAAGTAATAGTTGCCGTTATAGACTCTGGAATTGATATAGATCACGAAGATTTAGATGACGTTATTTGGGTTAATAAAGATGAAAAACCCAACAACGGAATTGATGACGATAAAAACGGATACATTGATGACGTACATGGCTGGAACTTTTTAGGAGATGGTTATGATGAACAACTAGAATATGTTAGAATTTTAGCAAAAGGCGATAAAACCAACCCCGATTATGATAGAGCTTTAGAAGAATATAACAAAGAATACCCAAAATGGATGGAGCGTAAAACACGCTATGAGCAAATTCTTGCTCAAGTTTCTAGCGCTCATGAAACTTTAACAGGTCATTTTGGTAAAAAAGATTATACAAAAGAAGAGGTTAACGCTATTAAAACTGAAGATGAAGATTTACAAAAATCTGTACAGTTAGCAAAATATATGTTTAGTAATGGTTTAGACTCT contains:
- a CDS encoding SulP family inorganic anion transporter, translating into MSPRRNKIKDFFKVLPKNIFSGFVVSLIALPLALGLAMASDAPPIAGIITAIVGGIIVSILGGSHVTITGPGNGLVGVLLVAITTLGLDSAYAAIVCSGVLMMALGFFRMGKLADFFPSSAIQGMLAAIGLIILGKQFHIMLAHKIAREDALEYLIEIPYTINDAIHYENKGLIFAALAGIISLSIMMFYAKLRNKYLQLVPAPMWIVILSIGFSYYFELVLHEDNPISQQYMISGIPEIQEIIATIKLPLFSKIGTISFWSSVIAITLIASIESLLSIKAVDKLDPEKRRSNVNKDLKALGLATIGSGFLGGLNVVAVIARSSVNVNNGASNRSSNFMHATFLVLFIVLFSTQLTRIPLPALMAILVYTGYKLASPKVITKIFSIGKEQLVIFFVTLFVTLKIGLITGILAGVVTTFIIHIILNKSISLFIRNVLKPNVLMYQEAQGNHDFYVSVKHFCSFLNYYKLKNKLDAVPENEDVIVDFSLCSFVDHTVMENMHDYQELFKKRGGNFDVIGLDMHDTDSKHPFALRRLLPVPNIIKNNLTRRQTSMEELAADYELLYNPKKHKEVDFLNNFLFFNTKTINHIYNQLSFKNGTINLFDIEFSEGEFIAKELIRSTMLHIKLNATIPEFTLDREGFLERVYAFAGFKDIPIQDHSDFSRRFYLLGDNEQAIKTFFNDDLIHFFESNPYYHVESNGTSLLIFGKERLASIKEIKALLDFGKRLKDVISSV
- a CDS encoding MBL fold metallo-hydrolase encodes the protein MNLYPINAGNFKLDGGAMFGVVPKSLWQKTNPADANNMIDLTARCLLIEDGNRLILIDNGMGNKQSDKFFGYYHLWGDYSLNKSLKEYGFHKDDITDVFLTHLHFDHCGGSIQWNKDKTGYEPAFKNAHFWSNKNHWEWATKPNRREKASFLKENILPMEESGQLKFTAVPNTDTLKNSELNFDIFFVDGHTDKQMIPIINYKGKTIVFMADLLPTVGHLPIPYVMGYDTRPLLTLNEKEKFLNLAAKNNYYLFLEHDAHNEIITVKQTEKGVRLKATYTTQEIFN